A genomic region of Brachionichthys hirsutus isolate HB-005 unplaced genomic scaffold, CSIRO-AGI_Bhir_v1 contig_424, whole genome shotgun sequence contains the following coding sequences:
- the LOC137913842 gene encoding musculin-like: MSTGSAASDAEDYETCHRRTDATLERSARNTTCYNPVRYSDEDQEDDGAERRITRERIFSKTQQKEARQSQRNAANARERARMRVLSKAFSRLKTSLPWVPADTKLSKLDTLRLASSYISHLRQLLQDDRFESRFAHPVNLTWPFMMTGRPEDSQDISSTVRLCGATA, translated from the exons ATGTCCACCGGCTCTGCTGCAAGTGATGCTGAGGATTACGAGACGTGTCACAGAAGGACTGACGCCACTTTGGAGAGGAGCGCACGAAATACTACCTGCTACAACCCCGTCCGGTATTCGGACGAGGATCAGGAGGATGACGGCGCGGAGAGGCGGATCACGCGTGAGCGCATATTCTCCAAGACCCAGCAGAAGGAGGCGCGACAGTCTCAGAGGAACGCGGCCAACGCCAGGGAGCGGGCGCGGATGAGAGTGCTGAGCAAAGCCTTCTCCAGGCTCAAGACGAGCCTGCCGTGGGTACCGGCGGACACCAAGCTGTCCAAGTTAGACACGCTTCGCCTCGCTTCCAGCTACATCTCTCACCTGAGGCAGCTTCTTCAGGACGACCGGTTCGAGAGCCGCTTTGCGCACCCGGTTAATCTG ACCTGGCCGTTCATGATGACAGGGCGACCCGAGGACAGCCAAGATATCTCATCCACTGTCAGACTCTGTGGAGCAACAGCGTAG